A window of Yoonia sp. SS1-5 genomic DNA:
ACCGGCTATCCCAAGACAATTAGGGTCGATAATGGCAGCGAATTTGTCTCTCGTGACATGGATTTTTGGGCTTACCAACGGAACGTCACACTGGACGTCTCAAGGCCGGGAAAGCCGACCGACAATGCCTACATCGAAGCGTTCAACAGCAAACTCCGATCCGAATGCCTGAACGCTCATTGGTTCATGGGCCTTTAAGATACGGCCAAAAAGTTGGAGGCTTGGCGTAGAGACTACAACGAAGAAAGACCGCACAGCGCAATCGGGAACAACGTCCCAGCTGCGCTCATGAAATTGCCAGGCGCATCCAGCCCGTCTGTGTGATCAAAGGGCGGAAAACCTAACCCCAAGCGGGGACACTTTCGGTAGCACAGCAGGCCCAACGAACCGGGAGGGGATCGGGTGGGAGCGGGCAGCTTAGGGCAAAGGTAGCTCCAAACGCCTGAGAACGCTAGTGTTTAGAGCGGACGTGAGGGTTAGAAAGGGATACAGTCCACCGACTTCTAAACAGGAGGTTGAGGGTTCGAGTCCTTCCGGGATCGCCATCAATCTAACTCTGCTGTCATTGGGGCGTGACGTTTCTGAAAGCGTGTTGATTATTTCCTTTTGCATCTTGCGCAACGCCCCAGAGGGAGCCTTGGCAGCGCAATACCGGATCTAAAAGAATTCCGGTCGGGTAGGGGGGATGGTGCTGTGAGAGAGGGTTGAATTTTCGCTCAATAACAAACATCATATTGATTTTGTTGTATATATTGGCATTTTTACCCAATCAATTTGGGACGTTGGTTGGGACAAGTGTTGGGACAAAAAAATGTTGAGCGGCCCCGTCAGGGGCTGGCAGATAGGCCTTACGTGTAAAACTTCAGACTTGATCTGACGGACATCTCAGCTTGCGACGCTGAGAACGGGTTGCGCACTGTCCGATTGGTCGTGCGTTTTGATCGTCTTCTCGACAGCGATGTGTAGCGTTTCGCGGAAGGTCTGCATAGGTGTTTTGCCATAGCAGTGACGTCCCGAATGTGGCCGCTGTTCGTTGTACTTTGCCAGCCACGCATCCAGATCGGCCTGCAACTCTTCGACTGACCGATACAGTTTCTTGCGGAATGCGATGTCGTAGAACTCATCCTTGATGGTGCGATGGAACCGCTCGCAGATGCCGTTTGTTTGCGGAGAATTGGCCTTGGTTCGGGTGTGGTCCACGTCCTCGACGGCCAGATAAAGCTGGTAGGCGTGGTTCTCGACCTTGCCACAGTATTCCGTGCCCCGGTCTGTCAGGACGCGCAGCAGGCTGATCTCATGCTCTGCAAAGAACGGGATCACGCGGTCGTTCAGCAAGTCGGCCGCGGTGATTGCCGTCTTTTCAGTGTAGAGCTTGCAGATCGCCACGCGGGCATAGGTATCGACAAAGGTCTGTTGATAAATGCGTCCGACGCCCTTCATTGTGCCCACATAATAGGTGTCCTGGCTGCCCAGATAGCCAGGGTGGTGGCTCTCGATCTCGCCATGGGCTTCTTTCTTGGCCTTGGCTTTTTCCAGCGCGGCCAACTGATCCTCGGTGAGCAAGATACCCTCTTGGGCGGCACGGGCCTCCAGGGCCTTGAGGCGCTTTTTCATGGTTTCCAGATCATTACGCAGCCAGATCGACCGGACGCCCGACGATGACACCATGATGCCTTTCTGCTGCAGCTCCCACGACGCCCGTTTCTGACCCAGAGCCGGGTTGTCGATGGCCAGTTCGATGACCGCCTTCTCGACATGTTCTGGCACGCGGTTTTTCATCACCGGCTTGCGGCGGCTGAGATCCATCAGGGCTTCTTCGCCACCCTGATCGTAAAGTTCTCTGAACCGGTAAAAGCTGTCCCGCGAATAACCCATCACTTTGCAGGCCTGCGACACGCTTCCGAGCTGTTTGGCCAGTTCCAACAGCCCCAGCTTCGGCTTGATGATCTTCTCTTGAATACTTGTCATTGATCGACACTCCTTGATTGCGCTCCAGAAGAGCAGAAATGTCAGATCAAGTCGTGTGTTTTACACCTTACGCTAACTTGTCAGTTCGTCCACTCTGTCAGGCAGGTCTCCGAACCGCGATACAAGCTTTCCATCAAACGGCGCAAAGTCTCGGAACATGTTCCCCATGGCTTTGTCGCATCGGTATAAGTCGCAATCATACGCGTAGCACATCTGAAACAGGTCCATAACGTCAGAGCGTTTGAAGCCGTGGTCAGGCACCATAACGCGCCGCATATAGTGGGTAAAATGTCCCGCGCGGCCTTCCCCGAAAACCTTCTCTAGCTTTTCCGTTATGCCTTGGAAGTCCACATCTGGGAGTTCAACTTGCTTTGTGAGGCTTTTAGCTTTTCGGTTGTCCATCCCAAGACTCCGTAGGTTCTGCCGCGCCTTAAGTATCTCTTCGTTGAGTCCTCTTAAGTCAGCAACAATTCCTTGGACTTTCGCAACCGCAGCTTCAATTTGAGACGTTGGCTTACCGAAAAACTCTTCGATTATGTTTGGTTTGTCGGCGTAGTCGTAGACAATCCTGCTGTATTCCGCCGGGTCCGATAGCCACGCGCCTAGCGTTGCTTCAAACTCAGCGTCGCTGCATTGGCCTTTCATGAACCTTTCCATGATACGGTTTTGAATCAATTCGTCGCTCACTGGCATCATGCCGTAGTCCGAACGCTTTCGCCCCCATGTTGATCCGCTTCTGCGAAGGAGATCTTGCATTGACGACTTGCGGCCCAACAATCTACGCTGCGCCCGGTTCAACCCTTCTGCATTAGCAACTTCGGATTGCAGCGCGGTGTGCATTTCCTTCCCAAATGAACGCGCAGATTGAGGTTCCCCTAGATTTGTAGACGGTTTGCTTGGTAATTTTGGAAGCAAAGGACGATGCAAATGTCAGGTCAAATTCGCTACTCAGACGAGTTCAAGATCGACGCTGTGGCACAGGTCACAGAGCGCGGATATTCGGTTAAAGAGGTCGCTGAACGGCTCGGGATCAGCACCAAGTCACTGTACACTTGGATGACGCAATTCTCGAAGCCACAGAGGCAAACGGATCAAGAAGCTGAAGTCCGACGGCTCAAGAAAGAACTTGTGCGCGTGACCGAGGAGCGCGACATCTTAAAAAAAGGCGAGGCTTGTCCGCCATTGGTCCGAGGACAATGCCGAGCGCGTACTTCGCCAGGGATGCAAAGTGAGGTACGCGTTTATCGACGCGCATCGCAAGCTGCATCCTGTCCGTGTTCTTTGCAAAATGCTGAGCGTTCATCCCAGTGGTTTCTATGCATGGGTTAAGGAACCGTTAAGCCAGCGTGCGCAGGAAGATCGGCGTCAGACCAAGCTGGTGAAGAAGGCTTGGAAGGACAGTGGCAAGGTTTATGGCTATCGCAAAATCTGCGACGACCTGATCGACATGGGTGAGACCGTCTCAGAGAACCGCGTCGCGCGTCTGGCGCGGATTGCAGGCATTCAGGCGCAGATCGGGTATAAGAAGAAGCCCGGCGTTTATGGCGGCAAACCTTCGGTTGTGGTGGACAACACACTGGATCGACAGTTCGCTGTCGATGTCCCGGATCGCGCTTGGGTAATGGATATCACGTATTTGCGGACACACGAGGGCTTCGCATATCTCTGTATTGTCATCGATCTGTTCTCGCGGCGGGTCGCTGGCTGGGCGGTCCGGTCGCGACAGACATCAGAACGCGCTGTGCAGGCTTTGCTCATGAAGCGGGAGAAGGTCAGACGGCGGAAATATCGGACGCGCGAAGAAGCAAGGCGCGACGTCTTTGAGTACATCGAGTTGTTCTACAACCCAAAACCCAAGCACACGAACAACGGCATGCTGTCACCCGTTGACTATGAGAACAGACAGCGCAAACTGGAAAAAGCAGGTGTCTAGGAAACTAGGGGCATCTCAGAAGCCTGACGGCGGCGAGCAACAAGGCCATCGAAGCCCATATCTGTAAAACACACGACTTGATCTGACATTTCTGCTCTTCTGGAGCGCAATCAAGGAGTGTCGATCAATGACAAGTATTCAAGAGAAGATCATCAAGCCGAAGCTGGGGCTGTTGGAACTGGCCAAACAGCTCGGAAGCGTGTCGCAGGCCTGCAAAGTGATGGGTTATTCGCGGGACAGCTTTTACCGGTTCAGAGAACTTTACGATCAGGGTGGCGAAGAAGCCCTGATGGATCTCAGCCGCCGCAAGCCGGTGATGAAAAACCGCGTGCCAGAACATGTCGAGAAGGCGGTCATCGAACTGGCCATCGACAACCCGGCTCTGGGTCAGAAACGGGCGTCGTGGGAGCTGCAGCAGAAAGGCATCATGGTGTCATCGTCGGGCGTCCGGTCGATCTGGCTGCGTAATGATCTGGAAACCATGAAAAAGCGCCTCAAGGCCCTGGAGGCCCGTGCCGCCCAAGAGGGTATCTTGCTCACCGAGGATCAGTTGGCCGCGCTGGAAAAAGCCAAGGCCAAGAAAGAAGCCCATGGCGAGATCGAGAGCCACCACCCTGGCTATCTGGGCAGCCAGGACACCTATTATGTGGGCACAATGAAGGGCGTCGGACGCATTTATCAACAGACCTTTGTCGATACCTATGCCCGCGTGGCGATCTGCAAGCTCTACACTGAAAAGACGGCAATCACCGCGGCCGACTTGCTGAACGACCGCGTGATCCCGTTCTTTGCAGAGCATGAGATCAGCCTGCTGCGCGTCCTGACAGACCGGGGCACGGAATACTGTGGCAAGGTCGAGAACCACGCCTACCAGCTTTATCTGGCCGTCGAGGACGTGGACCACACCCGAACCAAGGCCAATTCTCCGCAAACAAACGGCATCTGCGAGCGGTTCCATCGCACCATCAAGGATGAGTTCTACGACATCGCATTCCGCAAGAAACTGTATCGGTCAGTCGAAGAGTTGCAGGCCGATCTGGATGCGTGGCTGGCAAAGTACAACGAACAGCGGCCACATTCGGGACGTCACTGCTATGGCAAAACACCTATGCAGACCTTCCGCGAAACGCTACACATCGCTGTCGAGAAGACGATCAAAACGCACGACCAATCGGACAGTGCGCAACCCGTTCTCAGCGTCGCAAGCTGAGATGTCCGTCAGATCAAGTCTGAAGTTTTACACCATATCTATCAATATCGTCGGTGCCGGTATCGTTCGAAAACTGTGCTTGTTCTTTATCTTTTGATCCTCTTGCTCATCAGTAATTCGCATCGTCAACCCATCTCTCCAATCTGAGACGTCATTAACATGCAACTGACCAATCTCTTCTCGTCTTGCCCCGGTGTAGGCCGCGATAGCAGGTAACCAATAGTCGATTGTATCTCGGTCAAAAGTAGTCTTGCAGTATTGCAGAACCTGAGTGACCTGCGACGGTGAAAATGGTTTTTTGTTGTCTTTAGCCGCGACGGAATGTTTCACCTTGATCTTGGAAACGGTGTAACCTGCAAACGGGTCGGCTTCTATTTCTCCCAGTTTATCCAGCGCATACTTTGTGAGACCTTTCATATGGTCAATTCGGCTCTGACGTGTCTTGTCGCCCATCGTCTCCAAGCCCGCTTCGCGGGCGAACTCGATGGTGGGAGGTCCATGACCTCTTTCTTGCGTGTTATTGGTAGCCCTTTAAGCCCATCCGCGAATGAAGATAGATGTTTACGTGTCAGGTCAGCGAGGGGTACGTCCCCGTGCCATTCGATCCAGCGTCGAACGGTATAGCGAAGCTTCATAAGGTTTTCGCGTCCATATCCACGATCACTTGCCATCTTTTCGGCGAGGTCGCGGATGCCCGTCACGCCTTCGTCTAGCCATTCAGGCGCTTCATTTACGGGTTCATTCAGCTTTGCGGCAACCCGCTTAAGGTTACGCAGTTCGGCGGTTATAGTGGATTGAAATGCTAAGTTTGACGCTGCCTCAGCCTTGATTTGAATTTCACGCATAACATCCGGTTCTAACTCTTCGTCTGGCGCAAATGTTCGAGCTTCTGACGCTCCGTCAGCGCTTAATGACATTTGCTGTGTCCAGTGTTCAGTCCCGGCGGCGAAGGCAGCTTGCTCGCGAAGGCTGTCTATCATTGCAGCAACTTTTTCAGCGCTGCCAAGCGTATCAACGACGGCAGCGTCCGCTGGGTCTAAAAGGCGTTTCAGTCGGGCTTGGTCAGCTTTCCGCTGCGCTTCTTTGACCTGAATGTTGAAGGTGACCCGCTGGGCAATCACTTGGCGCTATGCCTCTTTGGGGTCGCTGCTCTTGGTTGTCCCCTCAAACATCGTCTTGCCTCCATATAGGGGACGAATGGGGGCGGGTATTGGGATATTTAGGTGGTAAGTTTTGCCACGCTGCTTTGTGTAGGCGACTTTTGGTAACTGCATTGCGGTTTTGTCCCAACTTTTGTCCTAGTGATATTAGGACAAAATCTAGGACAAAGACGAGAGAAAGGCCTTTAATTGCTGGGGTATCGTTAAAATAAGGGTTTTGGATGGTGCTGTGAGAGAGGATTGAACTCTCGACCTCACCCTTACCAAGGGTGTGCTCTGCCACTGAGCTACCACAGCATCCGTGGACCGGGGAATTAGACTCAAATACCGTTTGGCGCAAGCCCTCACTGGACGGTTTTTGTGCCGCTTGTTAACAGGGACCACATGGAGAGTGGATCAACCGACAAGCAGGGCAAAAAACCTGCGCAGACGCGTGAAGCGCGCTTGAAGGCTGCGTTGAAGGCCAATATGGCCAAACGCAAGGCACAGGCACGCGCACGCGCGACTGACGACCCCAAAAAACAGAAAGAGTAGGCAGGCATGGATTCCATCGTGGTAAAAGGCGGCACGCCGCTGCATGGCACAGTTCAGATTGCGGGGGCAAAGAATGCGGCCCTTGCATTGATGCCTGCAACCTTGTTGTCGGAAGAGCCCCTGACCCTGACCAATGCCCCCAGACTGTCGGATATCAAGACGATGACCGCCTTGCTGCAGTCGCTGGGTGTCGAAGTGACCTCGATGCAGGATGGCAAGGTGCAGGTCCTGTCCTCGCATGCGATGACCTCGACCACGGCGGATTATGAAATCGTGCGCAAGATGCGCGCCTCGAACCTGGTGCTTGGTCCGCTGCTGGCCCGTCATCACAAGGCGACCGTGTCATTGCCGGGCGGTTGCGCCATCGGTGCCCGCCCGATGGATATCCATGTGACCGCGCTGGAAGCCATGGGGGCCGAGATCGCACTAAAAGACGGCTATCTGCATGCGGTCGCCAAGGGTGGGCTGAAAGGCGCGAAAGTGCCGCTGCGTTTCGCGTCGGTTGGTGCAACTGAAAATGTCCTGATGGCCGCAACGCTGGCCAAGGGGACAACTGTCATTGAAAATGCGGCGCGCGAGCCCGAGATCGTCGATCTGGCCCAATGTTTGCGCCGTATGGGCGCGCAGATTGACGGGGAAGGGACCGCGACGATCACAATCGACGGTGTTGACCGGTTGGGTGCCGCCACGCACCCCGTCGTGACCGACCGGATTGAGTTGGGCACCTATATGCTGGCGCCCGTCTTTGCCGGGGGCGAGATCGAATGCCTTGGCGGTCGGTTGGATCTGGTTGGTTCATTTGTCGAAAAGCTGGATGCGGCGGGGGTTGAAGTGACCCAGACCGCTGATGGTCTGAAGGTCAAGCGCCGCACGGACCGGGCCAAAGCCGTCAATGTCACCACAGAGGTCTTCCCCGGTTTCCCGACCGACTTGCAGGCGCAGATGATGGCGATGCTCTGCACCGCCGATGGGACATCGGTGCTGGAAGAAAAGATTTTTGAAAACAGGTTCATGCATGCACCCGAACTGGTTCGGATGGGCGCGGATATCGAGGTTCAGGGCGGCACTGCGACGGTCACCGGGGTGGCCCGTCTGAAGGGCGCACCGGTGATGGCGACTGATCTGCGCGCCTCGGTCTCGTTGATCCTGGCCGGGCTGGCCGCAGAAGGTGAAACGGTTGTGAGCCGTGTCTATCACCTTGATCGGGGTTATGAACATGTCGAAGAAAAGCTGGGCGCCCTGGGCGCAAAAATTGAACGCGTGACGCAATGAGCCAAGACGCCACATTCGAAGATGGGGGGGAAAAGCCCCTGCGCCTGAAGGCCCTTGATGCCGAAGACCTGTCAGTCATTGCGGCGCTGACCCAGGATGCGGTTTTTCCGGCGGGTGAAATGACATGGGATCGGCGCCAGCGCCGCTTTGCGCTGTTGCTGAACCGGTTTCGCTGGGAGGACGCGTCGCGGGCCACGGCCCGGGCACGCCAGTTTGAGCGGGTGCAATCGGTTCTGGCATTTGAGGATGTTCTGGCAGTGCAAAGCCAGGGCGTCGACAAGTCGGACCCGGACGTTGTGTTTTCGCTTTTGTCGATTGCCTTTGAACCGGGCGATCAGGGTGCCGGCCGCATCACATTGACGCTGGCTGGGGACGGTGTGATTGCCCTGTCTGTCGAGGCGCTTGAGGTCGTTTTGCGCGATGTCACGCGCCCTTATATCGCGCCATCGGGCAAGGCGCCTGCCCATCCGGAGTGATCCAGCGGCGCGGCGTGCCGCCGCACGACATGATTGTTGGCGGCTCTCGCGGCGGTGTGCCGGATTGATGCCCCTTTCGATGCCCGTTATGTGGTCATTTGAAGGAGCTTCACATGCCGCAATTTCTGTCTACAACCGACGCCGATTTTGACACGCGCTTTACCGCTTTGTTGTCCTCAAAGCGCGAGGATAGTCCGGATGTGGATCATGTGGTTGCTGACATTATCGCAGATGTCCGCGCACGTGGCGACGCGGCGGTTCTTGCGCTGACCGCCAAGTTTGACCGGCTGGACCTGACCCCGGCCACAATGCGTTTCACCGAGGCCGAGATCGACGCCGAATGCGCAAAGGTTGCCCCTGCTGATATGGCCGCCCTGCAACTGGCTGCGGATCGTATCCGTGCCTATCACAGCCGGCAAATGCCCACGGATGCGCTATGGACGGATGAAGCGGGTGCCACGCTGGGATGGCGGTGGACGCCGGTTTCGGCGGCCGGGCTATACGTGCCGGGTGGGCTTGCGTCCTACCCGTCGTCCGTATTGATGAATGCGATCCCGGCAAAGGTCGCAGGCGTTGGTCGGCTGGCCGTTGTGGTGCCGACCCCTGACGGGGTGACCAACCCGCTGGTCTTGATGGCCGCCCGGATCGCCGGCGTGGATGAGGTTTATCGGATCGGCGGCGCGCAGGCGATTGCCGCACTGGCCTATGGCACCGAAACCATAGCACCCGTCGACAAGATCACCGGCCCCGGAAATGCCTTTGTGGCGGCAGCAAAGCGCAGGGTGTTCGGCAAGGTGGGCATTGATATGATTGCGGGCCCCTCCGAAATTCTGGTCATTGCGGACCGCGACAATGATCCCGACTGGATCGCGCTGGACCTGCTCAGCCAGGCCGAACATGACGAAAGCGCCCAGTCGATCCTGATCACGGATGATGCGGCCTTCGGCAATGCGGTCGCCGCCGCCGTTGATGCACGGCTCCAGACGCTGGAACGGCGTGCCATTGCGGCGGCCAGCTGGCAGGCTTTTGGGGCGATCATCGTGGTGCAGGATATGGCCGAGGCTGTTGCCCTGTCGGACCGGATCGCGCCAGAGCACCTGGAAATCTGCACCGCTGATGCGG
This region includes:
- the hisD gene encoding histidinol dehydrogenase — its product is MPQFLSTTDADFDTRFTALLSSKREDSPDVDHVVADIIADVRARGDAAVLALTAKFDRLDLTPATMRFTEAEIDAECAKVAPADMAALQLAADRIRAYHSRQMPTDALWTDEAGATLGWRWTPVSAAGLYVPGGLASYPSSVLMNAIPAKVAGVGRLAVVVPTPDGVTNPLVLMAARIAGVDEVYRIGGAQAIAALAYGTETIAPVDKITGPGNAFVAAAKRRVFGKVGIDMIAGPSEILVIADRDNDPDWIALDLLSQAEHDESAQSILITDDAAFGNAVAAAVDARLQTLERRAIAAASWQAFGAIIVVQDMAEAVALSDRIAPEHLEICTADADALAQKVTHAGAIFIGGWTPEAIGDYIGGPNHVLPTARSARFSSGLSVMDFVKRTTLSRMSPEALAAIGPSAERLANSESLQAHGLSVRARLDRLNRGGT
- the murA gene encoding UDP-N-acetylglucosamine 1-carboxyvinyltransferase yields the protein MDSIVVKGGTPLHGTVQIAGAKNAALALMPATLLSEEPLTLTNAPRLSDIKTMTALLQSLGVEVTSMQDGKVQVLSSHAMTSTTADYEIVRKMRASNLVLGPLLARHHKATVSLPGGCAIGARPMDIHVTALEAMGAEIALKDGYLHAVAKGGLKGAKVPLRFASVGATENVLMAATLAKGTTVIENAAREPEIVDLAQCLRRMGAQIDGEGTATITIDGVDRLGAATHPVVTDRIELGTYMLAPVFAGGEIECLGGRLDLVGSFVEKLDAAGVEVTQTADGLKVKRRTDRAKAVNVTTEVFPGFPTDLQAQMMAMLCTADGTSVLEEKIFENRFMHAPELVRMGADIEVQGGTATVTGVARLKGAPVMATDLRASVSLILAGLAAEGETVVSRVYHLDRGYEHVEEKLGALGAKIERVTQ
- a CDS encoding IS481 family transposase, whose translation is MTSIQEKIIKPKLGLLELAKQLGSVSQACKVMGYSRDSFYRFRELYDQGGEEALMDLSRRKPVMKNRVPEHVEKAVIELAIDNPALGQKRASWELQQKGIMVSSSGVRSIWLRNDLETMKKRLKALEARAAQEGILLTEDQLAALEKAKAKKEAHGEIESHHPGYLGSQDTYYVGTMKGVGRIYQQTFVDTYARVAICKLYTEKTAITAADLLNDRVIPFFAEHEISLLRVLTDRGTEYCGKVENHAYQLYLAVEDVDHTRTKANSPQTNGICERFHRTIKDEFYDIAFRKKLYRSVEELQADLDAWLAKYNEQRPHSGRHCYGKTPMQTFRETLHIAVEKTIKTHDQSDSAQPVLSVAS
- a CDS encoding DUF2948 family protein codes for the protein MSQDATFEDGGEKPLRLKALDAEDLSVIAALTQDAVFPAGEMTWDRRQRRFALLLNRFRWEDASRATARARQFERVQSVLAFEDVLAVQSQGVDKSDPDVVFSLLSIAFEPGDQGAGRITLTLAGDGVIALSVEALEVVLRDVTRPYIAPSGKAPAHPE